A region of Lathamus discolor isolate bLatDis1 chromosome 14, bLatDis1.hap1, whole genome shotgun sequence DNA encodes the following proteins:
- the MRPS17 gene encoding small ribosomal subunit protein uS17m: protein MSVPRGAVHAKWIVGKVIGTKMQKTAKVRVTRLVLDPYLLKFFNKRKTYFAHDPLQQCVVGDIVLLKALPERRSKHVKHELAEIIFKVGKVIDPITGKPCAGTRFLENPSDSENLTEADTTYLSEKLQELKVCSTDK from the exons ATGTCTGTACCACGTGGAGCTGTCCATGCAAAATGGATAGTAGGGAAAGTAATAGGAaccaaaatgcagaaaactgccAAAGTGAGAGTGACAAGGCTTGTGCTAGATCCATACTTGCTAAAG TTCTTTAACAAACGAAAAACCTATTTTGCCCATGATCCGTTGCAGCAGTGTGTTGTTGGAGACATTGTTCTTCTGAAGGCTTTGCCTGAGCGAAGGAGCAAGCATGTGAAACATGAACTggctgaaattattttcaaggttggaaaagtcatAGATCCAATAACAGGGAAACCCTGTGCAGGAACGAGATTCCTTGAAAATCCGTCAGATTCAGAAAATCTGACAGAGGCAGATACTACGTATCTCAGTGAAAAACTTCAGGAACTTAAAGTTTGCTCAACAGACAAATAG
- the NIPSNAP2 gene encoding protein NipSnap homolog 2: protein MAARVLLRRSLAGASAVPCVPPSGGLALRGLASSASRPREDSWLKSLFVRKVDPRKDAHSNLLAKRETSSLYKLQIHNVKPEYLDAYNKLCQEVLPKIHEEKHYPCALVGTWNTWYGEQDQAVHLWRYEGGYPALNEVMNKLRQNKEFTEFRKERGNMLLSRKNQLLLEFSFWNEPVPRAGPNIYELRSYQLRPGTMIEWGNYWARAIRFRQDNNEAVGGFFSQIGQLYMVHHLWAYKDLQTREDIRNAAWHKPGWDELVYYTVPLIQEMESRIMIPLKISPLQ, encoded by the exons ATGGCGGCGCGAGTGCTGCTGCGGCGGAGCCTGGCGGGAGCCAGCGCCGTGCCGTGCGTCCCGCCCAGCGGCGGCCTGGCCCTCAG GGGGCTGGCATCTTCAGCTAGCAGGCCTCGTGAAGACAGTTGGTTAAAGTCGCTATTTGTTCGCAAAGTCGATCCAAGGAAAGATGCTCACTCCAACCTTCTAGCCAAAAGAGAGACCAGCAGTCTGTATAAACTACAGA TTCACAATGTAAAACCAGAATATCTAGACGCCTACAACAAGCTTtg TCAAGAGGTGCTGCCAAAGATTCATGAAGAAAAACACTACCCATGTGCACTGGTGGGGACTTGGAACACGTGGTACGGAGAGCAAGATCAGGCTG TTCATCTGTGGAGATATGAGGGAGGGTATCCAGCTCTCAATGAGGTCATGAATAAACTCCGTCAAAATAAG GAATTCACAGAGTTCCGCAAAGAAAGAGGTAACATGCTTCTGTCCCGCAAGAACCAGTTGTTGCTGGAGTTTAGTTTCTGGAATGAACCTGTTCCCAGAGCGGGGCCTAATATTTATGAACTGAGATCCTATCAACTTAGA CCTGGAACAATGATTGAGTGGGGAAATTACTG GGCTCGTGCAATTCGTTTCCGACAGGATAATAACGAAGCAGTTGGAGGCTTTTTCTCACAAATTGGACAGCTGTATATGGTTCATCACCTCTGGG CTTACAAAGATCTCCAAACCAGAGAAGATATAAGGAATGCTGCATGGcataaaccaggctgggatgagCTAGTCTATTACACAG tgcccCTTATTCAGGAAATGGAGTCCAGAATCATGATACCATTGAAGATTTCTCCACTTCAGTAA
- the PSPH gene encoding phosphoserine phosphatase — MPTRLCSSLLARTRAVAPMAQDRVQCCHSEKDFILSPHSKKVPKRMASLLEMKEIFRNADAVCFDVDSTVIREEGIDELAKFCGVGDAVAEMTRRAMGGTVTFKAALTARLGLIRPSYEQVQKLISDNPPQLTPGIRELVSRLHQRGVQVFLVSGGFQSIVEHVALQLNIPTANVFANRLKFYFNGEYAGFDETQPTAESGGKGKVISHLKEQFHFKKVVMIGDGATDMEACPPADCFIGFGGNVIRKQVKEKAKWYITHFDELLKELEER; from the exons ATGCCCACCAGGCTGTGCTCGTCCCTTCTTGCAAGAACCAGAGCAGTTGCGCCAATGGCTCAAGACAGAGTGCAGTGCTGCCACTCAGAGAAAGACTTTATCTTGTCCCCTCACAGTAAGAAGGTTCCTAAAAGGATGGCATCCCTCTTGGAGATGAAAGAGATCTTCCGGAATGCTGATGCAGTCTGCTTTGACGTGGACAGTACAGTCATCAGGGAAGAAGGCATCGATGAGCTCGCGAAGTTCTGTGGAGTTGGAGATGCCGTCGCAGAGAT GACCCGCAGAGCTATGGGTGGCACTGTGACATTCAAAGCAGCTTTAACAGCACGACTTGGTCTCATACGTCCCTCCTATGAGCAAGTGCAGAAACTAATATCGGACAACCCACCTCAGCTAACACCAGGAATACG GGAGCTGGTGAGCAGGCTTCATCAACGAGGGGTCCAGGTATTCCTGGTCTCTGGAGGGTTTCAGAGCATTGTGGAGCACGTGGCCTTGCAGCTGAACATTCCTACAGCAAACGTCTTTGCCAACAGGCTGAAGTTTTACTTTAATG GAGAATACGCAGGGTTTGATGAAACACAACCGACAGCTGAATcgggggggaaaggaaaggttATTTCTCATCTGAAGGAACAGTTCCACTTTAAGAAAGTAGTTATGATTGGGGATGGAGCTACAGACATGGAAGCCTGTCCCCCTGCT GACTGTTTCATTGGATTTGGAGGAAATGTAATCAGAAAGCAAGTAAAGGAGAAAGCTAAATGGTACATCACTCACTTTGACGAACTGCTAAAGGAACTGGAAGAGCGATAA